A single Anopheles maculipalpis chromosome 3RL, idAnoMacuDA_375_x, whole genome shotgun sequence DNA region contains:
- the LOC126561860 gene encoding protein spinster isoform X2, whose amino-acid sequence MPSSQGYSKVASEPPIDPADGTVSMPDVGNVGSGSATAMMPATGGIQSNPAGKIPATNSQQRLMPTDSDSVTSSMDEGYGGTGTRNSQDEDTETVTTTIGATAWFTVIVLCFVNLINYMDRFTIAGVLTEIQDTFKIGDDEGGLLQTAFVLSYMLFAPLFGYLGDRYSRKWIMALGVTLWSTTTLAGSFMKSFGWFITFRALVGVGEASYSTIAPTIISDLFVGEMRSKMLALFYFAIPVGSGCGYIVGAKMASIMESWQWSLRVTPVLGAIAVALIIMLRDPERGQSEGTHHIQATSYRTDVAAIVRNPSFMLSTAGFTCVAFVTGALAWWGPKFIHLGLISQPGNEHITLNEVSFIFGAITMTTGIIGVPLGSYLSTRLNQKYAKADPYICAAGLLLSAPLLIGAMILVRVNIYATYALIFFGELALNLNWAIVADILLYVVVPTRRSTAEAFQILISHAFGDAGSPYFVGLISEAIKRAIRVSADALSSKTFLSIATTQSIAVLSQLAENATVAATDSPHSEPLIDDDPPLIKFRALQYALFSTCFVEILGGVFFLITSIYIDRDRARVQAVILGDESNNASAHQLGGSVSDMEETLQPSTRQ is encoded by the exons ATGCCTTCGAGTCAAGGATACAGTAAAGTAGCGTCGGAACCTCCGATCGATCCAGCAGACGGAACAGTCAGTATGCCGGACGTTGGGAACGTTGGAAGCGGTTCGGCAACCGCCATGATGCCTGCCACCGGCGGTATACAGTCCAATCCGGCTGGGAAAATACCGGCCACCAACTCACAGCAGCGCCTAATGCCCACCGACTCCGACTCGGTGACATCGTCGATGGACGAAGGGTACGGGGGTACGGGCACGAGAAACTCGCAGGATGAAGATACGGAAACGGTCACGACAACGATCGGTGCGACTGCGTGGTTCACGGTGATCGTTTTATGTTTCGTCAACCTCATCAACTACATGGATCGGTTTACGATTGCGG gTGTATTGACAGAGATACAGGACACCTTCAAGATCGGTGACGACGAGGGTGGCCTCCTGCAGACAGCGTTCGTGCTATCCTACATGCTATTTGCACCGTTGTTCGGCTACTTGGGCGATCGGTACTCGCGGAAATGGATAATGGCGCTCGGTGTTACGCTCTGGAGTACGACCACCCTGGCCGGATCGTTCATGAAATCGTTCGGATGGTTCATCACGTTCCGCGCACTGGTCGGTGTTGGTGAGGCGTCCTATAGTACGATCGCACCCACCATCATCTCCGACCTGTTTGTGGGCGAAATGCGCTCCAAGATGTTGGCCCTATTTTATTTCGCCATTCCGGTTGGATCTGGTTGCGG GTACATCGTTGGTGCGAAAATGGCAAGCATTATGGAATCGTGGCAGTGGTCGCTGCGTGTGACGCCTGTGCTTGGTGCGATCGCAGTCGCCCTGATCATTATGCTGCGGGATCCTGAGCGAGGGCAGAGCGAAGGTACCCACCACATTCAAGCGACCTCATACAGAACGGACGTGGCTGCGATCGTACGAAATCCTTCCTTCATGCTGTCGACGGCCGGCTTTACCTGTGTAGCGTTTGTGACTGGTGCTCTCGCTTGGTGGGGACCGAAATTCATTCACCTGGGCCTTATATCTCAACCGGGCAACGAACATATTACACTGAACGA GGTATCGTTCATATTCGGCGCCATTACAATGACGACCGGCATCATCGGTGTGCCACTTGGATCGTACCTGTCCACCCGCCTGAACCAGAAGTACGCAAAGGCCGACCCGTACATCTGTGCGGCCGGTTTGCTACTGAGTGCGCCCCTGCTGATCGGTGCGATGATCTTGGTGCGGGTGAATATTTACGCGACGTACGCACTAATCTTTTTCGGCGAACTAGCCCTGAATCTCAATTGGGCGATCGTGGCGGACATTCTGCTG TACGTTGTGGTGCCAACGAGACGATCGACCGCGGAAGCCTTCCAAATTCTTATCTCTCATGCATTCGGTGATGCCGGCAGTCCTTACTTTGTGGGTTTG ATATCGGAGGCAATCAAGCGCGCGATTCGTGTCAGCGCTGACGCACTGTCATCGAAAACGTTCCTGAGCATAGCGACGACACAATCGATTGCCGTACTATCACAGTTGGCCGAAAATGCTACCGTTGCTGCGACCGACAGTCCACACTCCGAACCGCTCATTGACGATGATCCACCACTGATCAAGTTCCGCGCCCTGCAGTACGCACTGTTTTCCACCTGTTTCGTGGAGATCCTTGGTGGTGTGTTCTTCCTTATCACATCGATCTACATCGATCGCGATAGGGCGCGAGTGCAGGCAGTAATACTAG GTGATGAGTCCAATAATGCTTCAGCACACCAACTAGGAGGATCCGTATCGGACATGGAAGAAACGTTACAGCCAAGCACACGGCAATAA
- the LOC126561860 gene encoding protein spinster isoform X1, with protein sequence MPSSQGYSKVASEPPIDPADGTVSMPDVGNVGSGSATAMMPATGGIQSNPAGKIPATNSQQRLMPTDSDSVTSSMDEGYGGTGTRNSQDEDTETVTTTIGATAWFTVIVLCFVNLINYMDRFTIAGVLTEIQDTFKIGDDEGGLLQTAFVLSYMLFAPLFGYLGDRYSRKWIMALGVTLWSTTTLAGSFMKSFGWFITFRALVGVGEASYSTIAPTIISDLFVGEMRSKMLALFYFAIPVGSGCGYIVGAKMASIMESWQWSLRVTPVLGAIAVALIIMLRDPERGQSEGTHHIQATSYRTDVAAIVRNPSFMLSTAGFTCVAFVTGALAWWGPKFIHLGLISQPGNEHITLNEVSFIFGAITMTTGIIGVPLGSYLSTRLNQKYAKADPYICAAGLLLSAPLLIGAMILVRVNIYATYALIFFGELALNLNWAIVADILLYVVVPTRRSTAEAFQILISHAFGDAGSPYFVGLISEAIKRAIRVSADALSSKTFLSIATTQSIAVLSQLAENATVAATDSPHSEPLIDDDPPLIKFRALQYALFSTCFVEILGGVFFLITSIYIDRDRARVQAVILGCQLELSESSASDGNGTDDGQRSPAGPGTSGTNAFPPSTVAAF encoded by the exons ATGCCTTCGAGTCAAGGATACAGTAAAGTAGCGTCGGAACCTCCGATCGATCCAGCAGACGGAACAGTCAGTATGCCGGACGTTGGGAACGTTGGAAGCGGTTCGGCAACCGCCATGATGCCTGCCACCGGCGGTATACAGTCCAATCCGGCTGGGAAAATACCGGCCACCAACTCACAGCAGCGCCTAATGCCCACCGACTCCGACTCGGTGACATCGTCGATGGACGAAGGGTACGGGGGTACGGGCACGAGAAACTCGCAGGATGAAGATACGGAAACGGTCACGACAACGATCGGTGCGACTGCGTGGTTCACGGTGATCGTTTTATGTTTCGTCAACCTCATCAACTACATGGATCGGTTTACGATTGCGG gTGTATTGACAGAGATACAGGACACCTTCAAGATCGGTGACGACGAGGGTGGCCTCCTGCAGACAGCGTTCGTGCTATCCTACATGCTATTTGCACCGTTGTTCGGCTACTTGGGCGATCGGTACTCGCGGAAATGGATAATGGCGCTCGGTGTTACGCTCTGGAGTACGACCACCCTGGCCGGATCGTTCATGAAATCGTTCGGATGGTTCATCACGTTCCGCGCACTGGTCGGTGTTGGTGAGGCGTCCTATAGTACGATCGCACCCACCATCATCTCCGACCTGTTTGTGGGCGAAATGCGCTCCAAGATGTTGGCCCTATTTTATTTCGCCATTCCGGTTGGATCTGGTTGCGG GTACATCGTTGGTGCGAAAATGGCAAGCATTATGGAATCGTGGCAGTGGTCGCTGCGTGTGACGCCTGTGCTTGGTGCGATCGCAGTCGCCCTGATCATTATGCTGCGGGATCCTGAGCGAGGGCAGAGCGAAGGTACCCACCACATTCAAGCGACCTCATACAGAACGGACGTGGCTGCGATCGTACGAAATCCTTCCTTCATGCTGTCGACGGCCGGCTTTACCTGTGTAGCGTTTGTGACTGGTGCTCTCGCTTGGTGGGGACCGAAATTCATTCACCTGGGCCTTATATCTCAACCGGGCAACGAACATATTACACTGAACGA GGTATCGTTCATATTCGGCGCCATTACAATGACGACCGGCATCATCGGTGTGCCACTTGGATCGTACCTGTCCACCCGCCTGAACCAGAAGTACGCAAAGGCCGACCCGTACATCTGTGCGGCCGGTTTGCTACTGAGTGCGCCCCTGCTGATCGGTGCGATGATCTTGGTGCGGGTGAATATTTACGCGACGTACGCACTAATCTTTTTCGGCGAACTAGCCCTGAATCTCAATTGGGCGATCGTGGCGGACATTCTGCTG TACGTTGTGGTGCCAACGAGACGATCGACCGCGGAAGCCTTCCAAATTCTTATCTCTCATGCATTCGGTGATGCCGGCAGTCCTTACTTTGTGGGTTTG ATATCGGAGGCAATCAAGCGCGCGATTCGTGTCAGCGCTGACGCACTGTCATCGAAAACGTTCCTGAGCATAGCGACGACACAATCGATTGCCGTACTATCACAGTTGGCCGAAAATGCTACCGTTGCTGCGACCGACAGTCCACACTCCGAACCGCTCATTGACGATGATCCACCACTGATCAAGTTCCGCGCCCTGCAGTACGCACTGTTTTCCACCTGTTTCGTGGAGATCCTTGGTGGTGTGTTCTTCCTTATCACATCGATCTACATCGATCGCGATAGGGCGCGAGTGCAGGCAGTAATACTAG GCTGTCAGCTAGAGCTGAGCGAGAGTTCCGCATCGGACGGTAATGGTACGGACGATGGTCAACGATCGCCCGCCGGTCCCGGTACTAGCGGTACCAATGCTTTCCCGCCCTCAACCGTCGCTGCTTTCTAA
- the LOC126562946 gene encoding sugar transporter SWEET1-like isoform X1, producing the protein MDSIAVALQPYKDTVGLTAAIVTVVQFFSGVLTLNEIRRQGNTKGFSVLPFLGCTVFCLLNIQFGQMLRDDGMIRVNFIGLALNLLYVCGFYMYTDGPQKTAVWGQIGLGGAFTVGVLSYVQYEDPKLVEFRFGVILTGLLWTLVGMSLLGLSDILKKKSTEGLPFPTIFLGAIVSFSWLLYGIILRSNFLVVQNLVALALSAVQLSLFIIFPSGAAKPPPSPAKKRN; encoded by the exons ATGGATTCGATAGCGGTTGCACTGCAACCGTACAAGGATACGGTCGGTTTGACGGCGGCCATCGTGACGGTGGTCCAGTTCTTCAGTGGAGTATTGACCTTGAATGAAATTCGACGCCAGGGCAACACTAAGGGCTTTTCGGTGTTGCCCTTTCTCGGCTGCACCGTGTTCTGTCTGCTGAACATACAGTTTGGCCAGATGCTGCGGGACGACGGTATGATTCGGGTTAACTTTATCGGACTGGCGTTGAACTTGCTATACGTGTGCGGGTTTTATATGTACACCGATGGCCCCCAGAAGACGGCCGTTTGGGGTCAGATAGGGTTGGGCGGTGCGTTTACCGTTGGTGTGCTTTCGTACGTACAGTATGAAGATCCGAAGCTGGTCGAGTTCCGGTTCGGTGTTATTTTGACCGGTTTGCTATGGACTTTAGTCGGTATGTCGCTGCTTGGATTG AGTGATATCCTGAAGAAAAAGAGTACTGAAGGACTTCCATTTCCGACTATCTTTCTCGGTGCGATCGTTTCCTTCTCCTGGCTACTGTACGGTATCATTCTACGCAGCAACTTCCTTGTG GTACAAAATCTTGTAGCTCTTGCACTGAGTGCAGTACAGCTCTCGCTGTTTATTATCTTCCCTTCGGGTGCGGCCAAACCACCGCCAAGTCCGGCCAAAAAGCGCAACTAA
- the LOC126562946 gene encoding sugar transporter SWEET1-like isoform X2, with translation MDSIAVALQPYKDTVGLTAAIVTVVQFFSGVLTLNEIRRQGNTKGFSVLPFLGCTVFCLLNIQFGQMLRDDGMIRVNFIGLALNLLYVCGFYMYTDGPQKTAVWGQIGLGGAFTVGVLSYVQYEDPKLVEFRFGVILTGLLWTLVGMSLLGLSDILKKKSTEGLPFPTIFLGAIVSFSWLLYGIILRSNFLVVQNLVALALSAVQLSLFIIFPSGAAKPPPSPAKKRN, from the exons ATGGATTCGATAGCGGTTGCACTGCAACCGTACAAGGATACGGTCGGTTTGACGGCGGCCATCGTGACGGTGGTCCAGTTCTTCAGTGGAGTATTGACCTTGAATGAAATTCGACGCCAGGGCAACACTAAGGGCTTTTCGGTGTTGCCCTTTCTCGGCTGCACCGTGTTCTGTCTGCTGAACATACAGTTTGGCCAGATGCTGCGGGACGACGGTATGATTCGGGTTAACTTTATCGGACTGGCGTTGAACTTGCTATACGTGTGCGGGTTTTATATGTACACCGATGGCCCCCAGAAGACGGCCGTTTGGGGTCAGATAGGGTTGGGCGGTGCGTTTACCGTTGGTGTGCTTTCGTACGTACAGTATGAAGATCCGAAGCTGGTCGAGTTCCGGTTCGGTGTTATTTTGACCGGTTTGCTATGGACTTTAGTCGGTATGTCGCTGCTTGGATTG AGTGATATCCTGAAGAAAAAGAGTACTGAAGGACTTCCATTTCCGACTATCTTTCTCGGTGCGATCGTTTCCTTCTCCTGGCTACTGTACGGTATCATTCTACGCAGCAACTTCCTTGTG GTACAAAATCTTGTAGCTCTTGCACTGAGTGCAGTACAGCTCTCGCTGTTTATTATCTTCCCTTCGGGTGCGGCCAAACCACCGCCAAGTCCGGCCAAAAAGCGCAACT